The Kosmotoga olearia TBF 19.5.1 sequence TGACCAGAGCCAGGTCATGGGAAATGAATACATAACCTGCGTTCAGTTTTTCCTGAAGTTCTTTTAATAGTTTAACAATCTGGGCCTGGACGGAAACATCCAGAGCTGATGTTGGTTCATCAAGAACTATCAATTCTGGATTGACACTGACAGCCCTCGCAATGGCGATTCTTTGCCTTTGCCCACCACTGAACTGGTGCGGATATCTATCGATATGATAAGGTTTCAAACCAACCTGGGTGAGAAGGTTTTTAACTATCTCAATAGCTTCGTCGATATTTTGAGCTATTCCATGGAACAAAAGCGGTTCCGAGAGCATTTGTCCCACGGTCATTCTTGGGTTCAAGGAGGACATTGGATCCTGGAAAACGATCTGGGCTTTTCTTCTTATCTCGAGAAGTTTTTCTTTGCGATTAGCCGAAAGGATTTTAAGAACCTCTTTTGGATTTTCATTGGCTTTTTTATAGACGTCGTATATATGTTTTTCATGGGGTTGCAGATTCTTTCCACCATTGGAGAATTCTGGTCTTGAAAGGTATTTTTCTTTCAAATACTCCATGGCTTTTCTGGGTTTCATGAAATAGAAGGTGGTATCCTCACCATCGATGATAATTTCCCCGTCAGTCAGGTCGTGAAGCCTGAGGATAGTTTTTCCTATGGTTGTCTTACCGCAACCGGATTCACCAACAAGACCAATGGTTTTTCCTCTGTCAAGATCAAACGAGACATCATCTACCGCTTTAACATAACCAACCACCCTGTCAATGAGAAAACCCTGTTTTATGGGGAAGTATTTTTTTAAGTTCCTCACTTCTAACAATTTCATTTAATTTCCTCCTTGACAACAGATACTTTATTAACAACAGGATTGAAACATCTAACAAAATGACCGCTTTCCACTTCCTCCAAAGGTGGCAGTTCTTTCCTGCATTTTTCTGTAGCGCGTTCACAACGCGGCAGGAATGGACAAAGTTTAGGAGGATTCATCATTACAGGTGGCTGGCCGGGTATTGGTGCCAATTCTTCCTGTTTTATATCGAGTCTGGGAATACAATGCAAGAGAGCGTGCGTGTACGGGCTCATGGGTTTTTCGAATATCGTTTCTGAAGGTGCAATTTCCATCTGGTAACTTCCGTACATGACGGAAACCTTTGTGGCAATCTCCGCAATTACCGCAAGGTCGTGGGTAATAAATATCATACCACTTTTGTATTGCTGTTGAAGATTTTTCATCAACTCGAGTATCTGTGTCTGAACGGTAACATCCAGAGCAGTTGTTGGCTCATCGGCAATAAGTATTTCTGGATTACAGGATAACGCGATAGCGATGACGACTCTCTGCCTCTGTCCGCCGGAAAGCTGGAAGGGATAATCATCGATCCTTTCTTCAGGTTTAGGAATACCCACCTGTTCCAAAAGACGGATCGCTCTTTCCCTTGCTTCTTCTTCGGAAACCCCTTCATGATGAACGATGGTTTCTATCATCTGGTCACCAATGGTGTACATCGGATCCAGTGAAGTCATAGGGTCCTGGAAGATCATACCGATATGCTTTCCGCGAATCCTGGAAAAATCCTCTTTTTTTAGTTTGGCTAAGTCCATGTATTCGGGATTCCCGTCCTTTGAAAATTCATCAGTGTAGAATAAGATTTCGCCTCCGGCAATGTACCCCGGCTTATCGATAAGACCAGCGATACTCTTTACAGTAACACTCTTACCGGAACCGGTTTCTCCGACGATTCCAAGGACTTCATTGCGGTACAGGTCGAAAGAAACATCTTGAACAGCTTTAACTGTCCCTTCGGCCATGTCAAAGTATGTCCTCAGATTCTTGACTGAGAGTATTGGTTTGTCACCCAATGGGATCACCTCATTACAGATTTTGGTTTGAAAAGAATTCCCCCGGAACAATTTACAGTATAATTATTACATAGAAAGGCATCAAATATCAAGTGGTGGGGGCGAGATGAGTGAAACAAAGGATTCTGATGACGTTTGATAAAAAGGATTTTTCTTTGTTATGCTTCGAAAAAGGGACATTGTATGTCGATGGTGAAGGTGGACAACTGGGGGATAGGGGGAAAATAGATGGTAATAAAATCCTTCAGGTTAAGAGAGTAGATGGATATCCTTGTGCCGTGATAGAGAAGAAAAATAATTACAGTACTGGTGAATTTGTTGAATTAGAATTGGATTTAGAGAGAAGGGTCGATATTGCTCAACAGCATACCGCACAACACCTGTTATCTGCAGTTGCACTTCGTGAACTTGATGCTGAAACAGTTGGGTTTCAAATGGGCGAAGAGTTTTCCACAATAGATCTCACCATCGGTTTGCTGGAGGATAAGATGAAACGTTTACTCGAAGATGTTTCTAACGATTGCATTTTGAAACTTCTTCCAGTGACGGTAAAAGAGGTAGATCCTTCGGAGATCTTTCGATACAACCTTAGAAAATCTGTGAGTGATAAGATACTGGAAAAGGCTGAAAAAATCAGGCTGGTGAAGATTGAGGGAATTGACGTAAGTCCATGTGGCGGATTTCATGTGAAGAATACAGGCGAGGTCGGGTTGCTTAAAATCCTTAAGGTAGAAAAGGTAAAAGGAAATCTTACGAGAGTATATTTTGTTGCCGGAAAGAGGGCTATCAGGGTTTTTCAAAATGAACATTCAATTCTAGGATCTCTTGGAAAACTTCTGACTTGTGGTTATCATGAACTGGTATCACGGACTCAATCAATTCTTGAAGATCTGAAAATTATGAACAACAG is a genomic window containing:
- a CDS encoding ABC transporter ATP-binding protein, translated to MKLLEVRNLKKYFPIKQGFLIDRVVGYVKAVDDVSFDLDRGKTIGLVGESGCGKTTIGKTILRLHDLTDGEIIIDGEDTTFYFMKPRKAMEYLKEKYLSRPEFSNGGKNLQPHEKHIYDVYKKANENPKEVLKILSANRKEKLLEIRRKAQIVFQDPMSSLNPRMTVGQMLSEPLLFHGIAQNIDEAIEIVKNLLTQVGLKPYHIDRYPHQFSGGQRQRIAIARAVSVNPELIVLDEPTSALDVSVQAQIVKLLKELQEKLNAGYVFISHDLALVRFISDEVAVMYLGKIVEKGGSEEVFDNPLHPYTKALLAAAPIPDPRKKRNRKELIGGQVPSPINRPSGCFFHPRCKYKMEICSKEYPPLFKVSDNHYVACHLYSTSSKEGGEKA
- a CDS encoding ABC transporter ATP-binding protein, yielding MAEGTVKAVQDVSFDLYRNEVLGIVGETGSGKSVTVKSIAGLIDKPGYIAGGEILFYTDEFSKDGNPEYMDLAKLKKEDFSRIRGKHIGMIFQDPMTSLDPMYTIGDQMIETIVHHEGVSEEEARERAIRLLEQVGIPKPEERIDDYPFQLSGGQRQRVVIAIALSCNPEILIADEPTTALDVTVQTQILELMKNLQQQYKSGMIFITHDLAVIAEIATKVSVMYGSYQMEIAPSETIFEKPMSPYTHALLHCIPRLDIKQEELAPIPGQPPVMMNPPKLCPFLPRCERATEKCRKELPPLEEVESGHFVRCFNPVVNKVSVVKEEIK
- a CDS encoding alanyl-tRNA editing protein; amino-acid sequence: MKQRILMTFDKKDFSLLCFEKGTLYVDGEGGQLGDRGKIDGNKILQVKRVDGYPCAVIEKKNNYSTGEFVELELDLERRVDIAQQHTAQHLLSAVALRELDAETVGFQMGEEFSTIDLTIGLLEDKMKRLLEDVSNDCILKLLPVTVKEVDPSEIFRYNLRKSVSDKILEKAEKIRLVKIEGIDVSPCGGFHVKNTGEVGLLKILKVEKVKGNLTRVYFVAGKRAIRVFQNEHSILGSLGKLLTCGYHELVSRTQSILEDLKIMNNRIKGYVERIAKETANNLSENSSELLLYEDDEEILSMIPRFLDKECYIFFGKAGEKIILASKGYDLTILVKELKSRFDIKGGAGKTRGQFVYSKELDELIEFTLHWMKGEKS